A stretch of Stigmatopora argus isolate UIUO_Sarg chromosome 22, RoL_Sarg_1.0, whole genome shotgun sequence DNA encodes these proteins:
- the slc37a2 gene encoding glucose-6-phosphate exchanger SLC37A2 isoform X2: MKASLAPGIRLITSFSRDSWYRGFILFLTFLFYTAYHLSRKPISIVKSELHRNCSGVVRTSDLNITNNVTWCDWAPFDQDNYKTLFAVLDNSFLVAYAIGMFFSGIFGERLPLRYYLSVGMLMSGLFTCLFGLGFYWKIHSLGYYAVIQVFNGLMQTTGWPAVVACVGNWFGKGKRGLIMGVWNSHTSVGNILGSLIAGVFVSSEWGLSFIVPGIIIASTGVLCFFFLVEKPEDVDCSPPQHHSPSHVANGSIAPAEEPEMTAADGRSEAISFCGALSIPGVVEFSLCLLFAKLVSYTFLYWLPLYISNVAHFEAKEAGDMSTLFDVGGIVGGIMAGVVSDYTGGRATTCCVMLLAAAPMLFLYNHIGQRNLGTTIGMLLLCGGLVNGPYALITTAVSADLGTHESLRGNSRALSTVTAIIDGTGSVGAALGPLLAGLISPSGWNNVFYMLISADVLACLFLSRLVFKEAQGWCGRIPRIRGYKET; the protein is encoded by the exons ATGAAGGCGTCTTTGGCCCCCGGCATTCGACTTATCACATCCTTCTCACGGGACAGCTG GTATCGTGGCTTCATCCTGTTTCTTACCTTCCTCTTCTACACCGCCTACCACCTTTCACGGAAGCCCATCAGCATTGTGAAG AGTGAACTCCACAGAAACTGCAGCGGCGTCGTCCGCACAAGCGACTTGAACATCACCAACAATGTCACGTGGTGCGACTGGGCTCCCTTTG ACCAGGACAACTACAAGACACTGTTTGCCGTGTTGGACAACTCCTTCCTGGTGGCCTACGCGATCGGCATGTTTTTCAG CGGGATCTTCGGAGAGCGCCTGCCGCTACGTTACTACCTGAGCGTAGGCATGCTGATGAGCGGACTCTTCACCTGTCTGTTCGGCTTGGGCTTCTATTGGAAAATCCACTCGTTGGGATACTACGCCGTCATCCAG GTTTTCAACGGGTTGATGCAGACCACCGGGTGGCCCGCCGTAGTAGCCTGCGTCGGCAACTGGTTCGGAAAGGGGAA GCGCGGCCTTATCATGGGCGTGTGGAATTCGCACACGTCCGTGGGCAACATCCTGGGCTCGCTCATCGCCGGCGTTTTCGTGTCGAGCGAGTGGGGACTGTCCTTCATCGTCCCGGGCATCATCATCGCCTCCACGGGGGTCCTCTGCTTCTTCTTCCTAGTCGAAA AACCCGAAGACGTGGACTGCAGTCCTCCTCAACATCAC AGTCCGTCTCACGTGGCCAACGGTTCCATCGCCCCCGCCGAGGAGCCGGAGATGACCGCCGCCGACGGCCGCTCGGAGGCCATCAGCTTCTGCGGAGCGCTCAGTATACCC GGTGTGGTGGAGTTTTCGCTGTGTCTGCTCTTCGCCAAGCTGGTCAGCTACACCTTCCTCTACTGGCTTCCCCTCTACATCTCCAACGTGG CGCATTTTGAGGCCAAAGAAGCCGGAGACATGTCCACACTTTTTGACGTGGGAGGAATTGTGG GTGGCATCATGGCGGGTGTCGTGTCCGACTACACGGGCGGGAGAGCTACCACGTGTTGCGTCATGCTGCTGGCCGCCGCGCCCATG CTCTTCCTCTACAACCACATCGGACAACGGAACCTCGGCACGACGATAG GCATGCTCTTGCTTTGCGGCGGCCTCGTCAACGGACCTTACGCCCTCATCACCACCGCCGTATCTGCCGATCTG GGCACGCACGAGAGTCTGAGAGGCAACTCCAGAGCTTTGTCCACGGTGACGGCCATCATCGACGGAACGGGATCCGTGG GGGCCGCGTTGGGCCCGCTCCTAGCCGGGCTGATTTCACCATCGGGCTGGAACAACGTCTTCTACATGCTCATCTCCGCCGACGTGCTAGCGTGTCTG TTCTTGTCCCGACTGGTTTTCAAGGAAGCCCAAGGATGGTGTGGACGCATTCCCCGAATCAGAGG ATACAAAGAAACTTGA
- the slc37a2 gene encoding glucose-6-phosphate exchanger SLC37A2 isoform X1 produces the protein MKASLAPGIRLITSFSRDSWYRGFILFLTFLFYTAYHLSRKPISIVKSELHRNCSGVVRTSDLNITNNVTWCDWAPFDQDNYKTLFAVLDNSFLVAYAIGMFFSGIFGERLPLRYYLSVGMLMSGLFTCLFGLGFYWKIHSLGYYAVIQVFNGLMQTTGWPAVVACVGNWFGKGKRGLIMGVWNSHTSVGNILGSLIAGVFVSSEWGLSFIVPGIIIASTGVLCFFFLVEKPEDVDCSPPQHHNDLESGETEPLLQSPSHVANGSIAPAEEPEMTAADGRSEAISFCGALSIPGVVEFSLCLLFAKLVSYTFLYWLPLYISNVAHFEAKEAGDMSTLFDVGGIVGGIMAGVVSDYTGGRATTCCVMLLAAAPMLFLYNHIGQRNLGTTIGMLLLCGGLVNGPYALITTAVSADLGTHESLRGNSRALSTVTAIIDGTGSVGAALGPLLAGLISPSGWNNVFYMLISADVLACLFLSRLVFKEAQGWCGRIPRIRGYKET, from the exons ATGAAGGCGTCTTTGGCCCCCGGCATTCGACTTATCACATCCTTCTCACGGGACAGCTG GTATCGTGGCTTCATCCTGTTTCTTACCTTCCTCTTCTACACCGCCTACCACCTTTCACGGAAGCCCATCAGCATTGTGAAG AGTGAACTCCACAGAAACTGCAGCGGCGTCGTCCGCACAAGCGACTTGAACATCACCAACAATGTCACGTGGTGCGACTGGGCTCCCTTTG ACCAGGACAACTACAAGACACTGTTTGCCGTGTTGGACAACTCCTTCCTGGTGGCCTACGCGATCGGCATGTTTTTCAG CGGGATCTTCGGAGAGCGCCTGCCGCTACGTTACTACCTGAGCGTAGGCATGCTGATGAGCGGACTCTTCACCTGTCTGTTCGGCTTGGGCTTCTATTGGAAAATCCACTCGTTGGGATACTACGCCGTCATCCAG GTTTTCAACGGGTTGATGCAGACCACCGGGTGGCCCGCCGTAGTAGCCTGCGTCGGCAACTGGTTCGGAAAGGGGAA GCGCGGCCTTATCATGGGCGTGTGGAATTCGCACACGTCCGTGGGCAACATCCTGGGCTCGCTCATCGCCGGCGTTTTCGTGTCGAGCGAGTGGGGACTGTCCTTCATCGTCCCGGGCATCATCATCGCCTCCACGGGGGTCCTCTGCTTCTTCTTCCTAGTCGAAA AACCCGAAGACGTGGACTGCAGTCCTCCTCAACATCAC AATGACTTGGAAAGTGGTGAGACAGAGCCTCTCCTGCAGAGTCCGTCTCACGTGGCCAACGGTTCCATCGCCCCCGCCGAGGAGCCGGAGATGACCGCCGCCGACGGCCGCTCGGAGGCCATCAGCTTCTGCGGAGCGCTCAGTATACCC GGTGTGGTGGAGTTTTCGCTGTGTCTGCTCTTCGCCAAGCTGGTCAGCTACACCTTCCTCTACTGGCTTCCCCTCTACATCTCCAACGTGG CGCATTTTGAGGCCAAAGAAGCCGGAGACATGTCCACACTTTTTGACGTGGGAGGAATTGTGG GTGGCATCATGGCGGGTGTCGTGTCCGACTACACGGGCGGGAGAGCTACCACGTGTTGCGTCATGCTGCTGGCCGCCGCGCCCATG CTCTTCCTCTACAACCACATCGGACAACGGAACCTCGGCACGACGATAG GCATGCTCTTGCTTTGCGGCGGCCTCGTCAACGGACCTTACGCCCTCATCACCACCGCCGTATCTGCCGATCTG GGCACGCACGAGAGTCTGAGAGGCAACTCCAGAGCTTTGTCCACGGTGACGGCCATCATCGACGGAACGGGATCCGTGG GGGCCGCGTTGGGCCCGCTCCTAGCCGGGCTGATTTCACCATCGGGCTGGAACAACGTCTTCTACATGCTCATCTCCGCCGACGTGCTAGCGTGTCTG TTCTTGTCCCGACTGGTTTTCAAGGAAGCCCAAGGATGGTGTGGACGCATTCCCCGAATCAGAGG ATACAAAGAAACTTGA
- the pou2f3 gene encoding POU domain, class 2, transcription factor 3: MSADPLEQPDSQAEQTKQKGIGFPRHIKTEDISNSAHLSSSLKTCHMMHSPSMHGAHPTGDLASLHNMQPLVLMPPSHLSSSSPFLLSQNPPGHQALLQQNMMSLPGQNSLQHQHSLALTPQAISRTGLAGPPMDNLMDISHLQMAKHLVPQAQEEPSDLEELEQFAKTFKQRRIKLGFTQGDVGLAMGKLYGNDFSQTTISRFEALNLSFKNMCKLKPLLEKWLGDAENSPSDCLSSSTSLPPLMEGYGRKRKKRTSIESNIKLTLEKRFLDNPKPNSEEITMISEQLAMEKEVVRVWFCNRRQKEKRIYCPVTSLPVKSQSFNSRMAAAVSRSYSPLASGTVSSNSSPNCMSRDVSPDGMSISTPPLTSQVNPPMSYGPPGSWARAWNSTAYLH, translated from the exons ATGAGCGCCGACCCTCTGGAGCAGCCGGACTCGCAGGCGGAGCAGACAA aacAAAAAGGAATCGGATTCCCGAGACAT ATAAAGACAGAGGACATCAGCAACTCGGCCCACCTGAGCTCCTCTCTGAAGACATGTCACATGATGCACAGCCCTTCCATGCACGGCGCACACCCGACCGGG GACCTGGCGTCTCTGCACAACATGCAGCCGCTTGTCCTGATGCCGCCGTCCCATTTGTCGTCTTCGTCCCCCTTCCTGCTCTCCCAGAATCCCCCCGGCCACCAAG CTCTTCTCCAACAGAACATGATGTCGCTTCCCGGGCAGAATTCGCTGCAGCATCAGCACAGCTTGGCTTTGACCCCGCAG GCAATAAGCCGTACGGGGCTGGCGGGCCCGCCGATGGACAACCTGATGGACATTTCCCACCTGCAGATGGCCAAACACCTCGTGCCGCAGGCCCAGGAAGAGCCCAGCGACCTGGAGGAGCTGGAGCAGTTTGCCAAAACCTTCAAACAGAGACGCATCAAATTGGGCTTCACGCAG GGCGACGTGGGCCTGGCCATGGGCAAGCTGTACGGCAACGATTTCAGCCAGACGACCATCTCTCGCTTCGAGGCGCTCAACTTGAGCTTCAAGAACATGTGCAAGCTCAAACCTCTGCTGGAGAAGTGGCTGGGGGACGCAG AAAACTCCCCTTCGGACTGCCTGAGCAGCAGCACGTCGCTGCCGCCGCTGATGGAAGGTTACGGCCGCAAGCGCAAAAAGAGGACCAGCATCGAGAGCAACATCAAGCTGACGCTGGAGAAGCGCTTCTTGGAT AATCCCAAACCCAACTCGGAGGAGATCACCATGATCTCCGAGCAACTGGCCATGGAGAAGGAGGTGGTCCGGGTGTGGTTCTGCAACAGACGCCAGAAGGAGAAGAGGATCTATTGCCCGGTGACCAGTCTACCAGTCAAGTCGCAGAGCTTCAACTCTCGAATG GCCGCCGCAGTGTCCAGATCGTACAGCCCGCTGGCCTCAGGAACAG TTTCATCGAATTCGTCTCCCAACTGCATGAGCCGGGACGTCTCTCCCGACGGCATGTCCATCTCCACGCCGCCTTTAACGTCTCAAGTCAACCCACCTATGTCTTACGGACCTCCGGG GTCGTGGGCACGTGCTTGGAATTCCACGGCGTACCTTCACTAA